The region ATACGGGTTTGTCCTAGCTGCCAGACGCCGATCCCGGCGGGCCAGGAAGAGTGCCCATCCTGTGGCGCGGACGCGGTGCCGCCATCTTCGACCTGGGCGCTGCTGCGCCTGTGGCGCTTTGCTCATCCTTACCGCTTACCCCTGATCACCGGCTTCGTGCTGACCGTGCTGGCGACCGCCGCCACGCTGGTCGCGCCGTATCTGACCATGCCGTTGATGGATGACGTGCTCATCCCTTTCCAGAGCGGGGCGCCGATCGACTACGACCGCGTCCGCTGGCTGCTGATAGGCCTGCTGGGTTCGGCCTTGCTGGCCTGGGTGCTGGGCTGGGCGCGCACCTACATCCTGGCCTGGGTCAGCGAACGGATCGGGGCCGACATGCGTACGGCCACCTACGCGCACTTGCAGAACCTGTCGCTGGAGTACTTCGGCGGCAAGCGCACGGGCGACCTGATTGCGCGCATCGGCAGCGAAACGGACCGCATCTGCGTCTTTCTGTCGCTGCATTTGCTGGATTTCGCCACCGACGTCCTGATGATCGTGATGACCGCGGCCATCCTGATTTCCATCAATCACTGGCTGGCCCTGGTGACCCTGGTCCCGCTGCCCTTCATCGCCTGGATGATCCACGTGGTGCGCGATCATCTGCGCCATGGCTTCGAGAAGGTCGACCGGGTCTGGTCGGAGATCACCAATGTACTGGCCGACACCATTCCCGGCATCCGCGTGGTCAAGGCCTTTGCCCAGGAAAAGCGTGAAGTGCAGCGTTTCCGCGATGCCAATAACCGCAACCTGGAAGTCAACGACAGGGTCAACACGGTCTGGGCGCTGTTCTCCCCGACGGTCACCCTGTTGACGGAAATCGGCCTGCTGGTGGTGTGGATCTACGGGATCTGGCAGGTGTCGAACCACCAGATCACGGTCGGGGTGCTGGCGGCCTTTCTGGCTTATATCGGCCGGTTCTATACGCGCCTCGACTCCATGAGCCGTATCGTGTCCGTGACCCAGAAGGCGGCCGCGGGCGCCAAGCGCATCTTCGACATCCTGGACCATGTGTCCAGCGTGCCCGAGCCGGCCAGGCCGGTGCCGGTGCCGCACGTGGAAGGCCGCATCGAGTTGAAGGGCGTGGGCTTCCGCTATGGCAACCGGTCGGTGATCCGGGGGCTGGACCTGACGATCGCGCCGGGCAAGATGGTAGGCCTGGTCGGCCACAGCGGCTCGGGCAAGAGCACGCTGATCAACCTTATCTGCCGCTTCTACGACGTATCGGAAGGCGCCATTCTGGTGGACGGCGTGGACATCCGCGCCATGTCGATAGCGCAGTACCGCGGCAATATCGGGCTGGTGCTGCAGGAACCTTTCCTGTTCTTCGGCACCATCGCCGAGAACATTGCCTACGGCAAGCCGGACGCCACGCGCGAAGACATCATCGCCGCCGCGCGTGCCGCGCATGCGCACGAGTTCATCCTGCGCCTGCCGCATGGCTACGATTCGCTGGTGGGTGAGCGGGGCCAGGCCTTGTCGGGCGGCGAGCGGCAGCGCATTTCCATCGCGCGCGCCTTGCTGATCGATCCGCGCATCCTGATTCTTGACGAGGCGACGTCTTCGGTCGACACCGCCACCGAGAAGGAAATCCAGATCGCCCTGGACAACCTGGTCCGGGGGCGCACCACCATCGCCATCGCGCACCGCCTGAGCACCTTGCGCAAGGCGGATCAATTGGTGGTGCTGGATCGCGGCCAGATCGTCGAACAGGGCGGCCATGACGAATTGATGGCGCGCGAGGGCGCCTACTATCGCCTGTACCAGGCGCAGGCGCGCGCGGCGGAAGCCGAGTCGCAGACCGACGACGACGATGACGACCTGGTGCTGTCGTGAAGGTAAGGAATTTCTGGCTATGAGTTCGACCCCATTCAGCTTGCATCGCAACGCGCAAGGACGCCTGGTGCATACGGGCGCGGACGGCGTCGTGCGTGAAGGGGTGTTGCCGGTGCGCGCCTTTCCCATCAGCGACCCGGATCGGGGTTTGTCGCTGGTCGACGCGGAAGGCCATGAAGTGGTCTGGATCGAACGTCTTGAGGACCTGCCGATCGATCTCGCGGCCTTGCTGCGCGAAGAACTGGCCAGCCGGGAATTCATGCCGGAGATCCAGCGTATCGTGGCGGTGCAGGGCTATGCGACCCCCAGCAGCTGGGATGTGATCACGGATCGCGGCGCCACCACCTTCGTGCTGCGCGGCGAGGAAGACATCCGCCGCCTGGGCGCGCAGACCCTGCTGATCGCCGACAGCCACGGCATCCATTATCTGGTGCGTGACCTGTCCGCGCTGGACAAGCCGAGCCGCAAGCTGCTGGATCGATTCTTGTGATGCCGGCGGGCGCGGCATGACCCGCGCCCAGCCAGTGAGTCTCCATCAAGCCGGCCTGACCGGCTTGTTTTATTTTTAGAACTTGCCGCGCAGCGTCAGCATCACATTGCGCGGTTCGCCGTAGCTGTTGTAGTAGCTGGCGTAGCCGGTGGTGCGCAGATAGGTGCGGTCGAACAGGTTGTTGGCGAGCACGCTGGCTTCCCAGTGTTCGTTGATGCGGTAAGCCACGCGCGCGCTGAAGGTGGCATAGCCGCGTTGGCGCACCGTGTCGTTGTCGATGTCGCTTTGCACGTACATGCCGCCGCCCACGGTCCAGCCACGCAGGGCCGCATTGAATTCGTCGGCGAAGTGGTACTGGGTCCAGAGCTTGAACATATGTTCCGGAGCCTGGAAGCGCTTGCCGACATTGGCCGAATTGGAATCGGTCAGGTACTTGTTGCTGTTGTAGGTGTAGCCGGTGATGATGTCCCACTGCGGCGTGGGCCTGCCGGTCACTTCGAATTCCACACCCTGGCTCTGCACCTGTCCGGCCGCGCGATAGCACGTGCCGGTGCTGGTGCCGCCGCAGCCGACGTTGTTCGGATCGATCATCGCGCGATTCTTGTCGCGGATGCGGAACACCGCCACGGTGGCGTCCAGCGCGCCGTCCATCCATGACGTCTTGGCGCCTACTTCCGTCTGCCAGCCCACGCGCGGATCCAGGGCATTGCCTTGGGCGTCCTGCTGCGTCTGCGGAATGAAGATGTCGGCATAGCTGGCGTAGAGCGTGACTTGTTCGTTGACGTCCCAGACCAGGCCGCCGTAGGGCGTGAACTTCTTGCTGGCTGACGCGGCGCCGGCCTTCCATGCCGTGGTGTTTTCGCCGACGGTGCGGGTTTTGGTCGAGTAGTCGGTCCAGCGGGCGCCCAGGACCAGGGTCAGGGGATCCGCCAGCTTGATGCGCGCGTTGGTATAGACGCCGGTCTGTTGCGTGTAGGTCTCGGTCCGGTTCGGAATGTCTTCCAGGTTGGACGACGCGATAATCGAATCGAAATCGTGATTGTTCAGGACGTCCCAGTTTTTGATGCTGGTGTACTGCGAACCCGTCTTCGCATCCGAGATGGCCGTGCTGTAGCCGACCGTCAGCGTGTGCTCGCGGCCGAACAGGCGTACCGGCCCGGACACATTGGCATCCACGCTGTTCCAGCGCGAATTGTTGTTCAGGTAGCCAAGCGAGTAACTGCCCAGGCCCGTCCCCGCGTCGACCGCGCTGGCGCCGTAGCCGGCGTAGCCGCGCTGGCTGTAGCTGGCGTAGCTGTAGGCGGCACGTCCCGACCAGCCGTTGTCGAAGCGGTGCTTCAGGTCGACCATCAGGCGGTCGTCGATCTGCGTGGTGAGGCGGTCGGGCGCCAGGTAGGAGCTGCGTGAAACCACCTTGCCGTTGGTGTAGGTCGGCAGGCCATAGCTGTTGTAGTACTTGTATTCGGAGTGGGCGTAGCTGACCCCGAGGGTGGTGTCCGGCGTGAAGTCATATTCCAGGGCCCCGAACAGCACGCGCTTGTTCTCGTCGCCCAGGTCATGCCAGCCATCCGTGCTTTGCTGCATCAGGATGCCGCGTCCGCGCAGCTTGCCGTTTTCCAGCAGCGGCCCGGTGACGTCCAGTTCGCCGCGCTTGGTGTTCCAGGAACCTGCCGTGGCCGCGCCCCGGACGCTGAATTCGGGCTGCGGCCGTTTCAGGACGTAGTTGACGGTGCCGCCCGGATTGCCGGTACCGCTAAGCAGGCCGGACGGGCCGCGCAGCATTTCGATGCGGTCATACAGCACGGTGTCGATGGCGCTGGACGCGCTTTGCTGCGGCACGCCGTCGATTTCCTTGTTGGCCGTGTAGCCGCGCGCATAGACGGATTCGCCGCGGTCGAAGTCCGACACGCGCGCGCCGGTCATGTGGTTGAGCGCGCTTTCGATGGTGGTGAGGTTCTGGTCTTCGATCTGTTGCCGCGTCAGCACCGACACCGACTGCGGGATTTCCTTCAAGGACCCCGCGCCTTTGAACAGCGACGCGCCGCTGGCCGCGTAGGTGCCTGAGCCTTCGGTGGTGGCGTCGTTGGCGCCCACGACCCGGACGGTTTCCATCTGTGCCGCGCCCGAAGAGGGCGGCTTGGCCAGGGTCACGGTATTGCCTTCACGCACGTACTCGATGCCGCTGCCTTGCAGCAGCTGGCTCAGGGCTTGTTCAGGCGTCAGGGTGCCGGCGATGGCCGGTGCCCGCAGGCCTCGCACCAGATCCTGCGCAAAGAGGATCTGCAGGGAGGTCTGCCGGCCTAATTGCAGCAGGGCGTCGCCCAGCGCCTGGGCGGGCAGGTTGAAATGAACCAGGGTGTTCTGTGCGCTGGCTTGCGCGGGCAGGACGCCCAGGGCCAGGGCCAGCGAGACCGACAACGATCCCATCAGCAAGGACGTCCGGGGGGCGCCGGCCTTGCGTCGAGCTTGAATTTCCACGAGTGCTGTTTTCCAGATTGATTGCGATGTCGGGCGCCGCGGCAAGGGCCCGGGCTTCTCCGAGACCTATCGCGCATGCGTGCGACGGGTCTCCCTCAATTGGAATGACGGATAAAGGGGAAGCGCGCCTCAATGAAAACGAGAACTATTTTGTAACTGGGTTGAGGGCGGGGTGGCGGTTGCGGCTCACCGTGCCGCGACGATGCGTAGCGCGCCACCGGGCAGGCGCAGCACGCGCACCGGGGCGATGGCGGGCAGGGCTTCGAGCACGGCCTGGGGCGCGTCAAGGTTGAACACGCCGGCGACGCGGAAGTCGGCCAGCGGCCCGGCGTCGAACTGCGCGGGCAACGCCAGGTAGCGATTGACCTCGGCCACCACCTGGATCAAGGGGGCATCCTGGAACACGATCTTGCCTTCGCGCCAGGCGGTGATGTTGTCCGTCGTGACGTGGGTCACGTCGCTTATCCGGCGCTCGACGACGCGTACCGCCTGGTCGGCCACCAGGTCCTGCTGGCGCTTGTGCCACCAGGGGCCCGTCGCGACGTTGACCGACCCGGACTTGACGCTGACATCCACGCTGCCGCCGGGGTCGCGGCGGACGTCGAAGCGCGTGCCGGTCACCGTGACCAGCGTTTCTCCGGCGCGCACCGTGAACGGCCGCGCGGCGTCGCGCCGGACGCTGAAGAAAGCCTCGCCGGCAAGCAGTTCTACTTCGCGGCGGTCCGCGTAAAGCGCCACGCGCAGATGCGTATTGCCGTTCAGATCCACCACCGAGTCGTCCGGCAAGGCCAGTTGTCGGCGCTCGCCCAATACGGTGTCGAAGGTGGCTTCATATTGGGCGGGACCGTCGCGCAGCAGGGGCAGGACGGTTACGCCGGCGGCGGCCGCGACGACCATCCCCGCCGCACCGTAGGCGAAGCGGCGGCGTGGCCGGGAGGGCAAGGCGGCCGGCTTGTCGCGGGCCAGCAAAGCGCGCAGCCCCTGTTCCGGCAGGTGCTGTGACGCGCGCCATACGTATTCCATGCCGCGGTAGGCCCGATCGTGGGCGGGGTCGGCGCGCCGCCAGGCGGCACAGGCATCGACCTCCGCGTGGGTCGCCTCGCCGGAGTGCATGCGCGTCAGCCACCAGGCGGCGCGTTCGCGAATGTCGTCGGCTGCCGTCATGGCGTGTAGCTCCGCAACTTGTCGTGCAGGTGCAGCAGCGCGCGGCTCATATGTTTTTCCACCATGCTGCGCGAAATGCCCATGTCCGCGGCGATTTCCGTATGGCTCCAGCCTTCCAGGCGGTGCTGGATGTAGACCTTGCGGCAGCTGGGCGGCAGTTCTTCCAGGCCCGCCATCAAGGCATCCAGGACCTGCTTGGCGTAGAGGGCGCCCTGGCCATCCTGCACGGCAGGCTGGTCGCTCTCGTCCAGTTCATCCAGGGGGCGGACATCGAGCACGCCGCGGCGGCGGTGGCGGTCCACCAGGCCATTGGCCGTGCTGCGGGACAGGTAGGCCCGTGGATCCCGAATGCTGCTCAAGCCGCTTTCCAGCATGCCGACCACCGCGTCCTGCATGGCGTCCTCGCCGTCCTGGGGATTCTTGCGGCGCCATGCGCCCATCAGCTCGCGGTAGTGGGCGAGCCAACCCTTGGCGGATTTGGGCGGGGAGGACATGCAATAGAGGCGGGCAGGGCGGGGTACGACGACCAAGCTCGCAATAATAACAATAATTCTTATTCTTATCGAAGCCTGCGTGATTTTTCCGTCTTGCCGTCGCCCTTATGTCTAGGCCCTCACGCCTCCGCGCCGCTGGTCGCGCCCTGCTTATTCCTGTGCCATCACCCGATTGCGTCCGTGGCGTTTCGCTTCATACAGCCCACGGTCGGCGGCGTCGATGAGCTGGGTGAACGAATCCAGCCGTTCCGGCAGCAAGGTGGCCATGCCGACGCTGACGGTCAACCATTCCGACGTCGCGGAGTCGCGATGGGGAATGCGCAGGGCCTCGATGGAGCGGCGTATCTTTTCGGCGATCAGCCGCACGCCGCCGCCGGGCGTGCCCGGCAGCACGACGGCGAATTCCTCGCCGCCGAAGCGCGCGGGCAGGTCGGTGGAGCGGTCGCAGCAGCCGGCGATGGTCGTGGCCACTTTCTTCAGCACCTCGTCGCCGGCCATATGGCCATAGGCGTCGTTGTAGCTTTTGAAGTGATCGACGTCGATCATCAGCAGGCTCAGATCCAGCCTTTCGCGCAGCGCGCGCTTCCACTCGGCGCCCAGGTAGCCGTCGAAGTAGCGGCGGTTGGCCAAGCCGGTAAGTCCGTCGGAGTTGGTCAGGCGCCGCAATTCCAGGTTGGTTTCCAGCAACTGCTGCTGGCTTTGCCGCAGCGCCTGATAGGCCTCGTCGCGCTGCAGCATGGCCAGATAGCTGCGTGAGTGGTAGCGGATGCGCGCCACCAGTTCGATGGTGTCGGGCAGCTTGACCAGGTAATCGTTGGCGCCGGCGCTGAAGGCGGCGCTCTTGACCGCGGCGTCTTCCTTTGTCGACAGCACGATGATGGGGATGTCGCGGGTGGCCGGGTTGGCGCGATAGGCCCGCACCAGGGTTAGCCCATCGACGCCGGGCAGGACCAGGTCTTGCAGGATGACCGTCGGCCGGGTCTGCGTGGCGACATTGAGCGCCTCGTGCGGATCCGAGCAAAAATGAAAATCGATGTTCGGCTCGTCCGCCAGGGCGCGCCGGATCGCTTCGCCGACCATGATCTGGTCGTCCACAAGCAGCACCATCGCGTTCTGCGGGCGCTGGCCCAATCCGCCGGTGTAGTCCATGACGGGTTCCATAGGTCTTTCCTTTGTCTTATGTTCTCTTTGCGCTGGCTTGTGTCCCGAGCGCCGTCATCAACCGGGGGGCAATGCGGTCCAGCGGCAGGATCTCCATCGCGGCGTTCAACTCCGCTGCGGCCTTGGGCATGCCGTACACGGCGCTGCTGGCGCGGTCCTGCGCGATGGTCAGCATGCCGTGCTCCCGCATGGCCCGCAAGCCCTGCGCGCCGTCGCGGCCCATGCCGGTCAGCAGCACGCCGATGGCCGGGGTCCGAGCGCGCCTGGCCACGCTGTCGAAGAACACGTCGATGGACGGTCGGTACAGGCCTTCGGCCGGTTCCCGCGTATATCGCAAAGTGCCGTCATTATGCAGGACCAGATGGTCATCCGTACCGGCCAACAGCACGGTGCCCGGCTGCGGCCGTTCGCCGTTGAGCGCCAGGCGAACGGGCAGCGCGATCTGCTCGTCCAGCCAGGTAGCCATGCCGGCGGCGAAACTGGCGTCGACGTGCTGCACCAGCACGATGGCGGCCGGGAAATCGGCCGGCAGACCGCCCAGCAATGTCGCCAGGGAGGGCGGGCCGCCGGCGCTGGCGCCGATGCCGATCAGATGGACGGCGGCGCCGACGGGCAAGGGGCGGTTGGTGGCCGCCGGGTGGGCCGGGCTGCCGCGGTCGTAGGCGCCGATCAGCCAGCCGACGTTGCGGATCTTGCGCAGCAGGGGAGCAGCGGCGGCCCGCGGGTTGGGGGCCGCCAGGCGGGGTGTATCGATGACGTCGAGGGCGCCATGGCCCATGGCGTCGAACACGCGCGAGGTATTGCGGTCCATGTCGCCGGTGACGACGATGATGGCGCAAGGGGTCTGCGCCATGATCAGGCGGGTCGCTTCCACGCCGTCCATCACCGGCATCAGCAGGTCCATCAGGATGACGTCCGGGCGTTGCGCCGCACAGGCGTCCAGGGCCCGTGCGCCATTGCTGGCCACCCATATCACCTGCAATTCGGGGTCGAACGCGAGCGCCCGTTGCAGGGCCTCTACCGCCAGCGGCATATCGTTGACGATGCCTATTTTCATCGAGCGCGTCCGATCAAGTCTTCTACCGCCTGCAGCAAGGCGTCGTCGTGAAAGCTGCTTTTGCCCAGGTAGTAATCCGCGCCGGCATCCAGGCCGCGTTGCCGGTCTTCAGGCCGGTCTTTATAGGAC is a window of Bordetella sp. N DNA encoding:
- a CDS encoding sigma-70 family RNA polymerase sigma factor, encoding MSSPPKSAKGWLAHYRELMGAWRRKNPQDGEDAMQDAVVGMLESGLSSIRDPRAYLSRSTANGLVDRHRRRGVLDVRPLDELDESDQPAVQDGQGALYAKQVLDALMAGLEELPPSCRKVYIQHRLEGWSHTEIAADMGISRSMVEKHMSRALLHLHDKLRSYTP
- a CDS encoding ABC transporter transmembrane domain-containing protein; its protein translation is MKNHSSVSTYDGQLFASNLPADVQIQLGPDETVLALLELDLDTELKFRPGLLLVTDRAVVAHDPLSAEWRRWPLADTRVLTLSDHAGAGALELYDNSARLAVWRYTLGRNPAALRLLDAYTRRHAQLSAQARAGLEGCDAIADQADTDVAADADIRVCPSCQTPIPAGQEECPSCGADAVPPSSTWALLRLWRFAHPYRLPLITGFVLTVLATAATLVAPYLTMPLMDDVLIPFQSGAPIDYDRVRWLLIGLLGSALLAWVLGWARTYILAWVSERIGADMRTATYAHLQNLSLEYFGGKRTGDLIARIGSETDRICVFLSLHLLDFATDVLMIVMTAAILISINHWLALVTLVPLPFIAWMIHVVRDHLRHGFEKVDRVWSEITNVLADTIPGIRVVKAFAQEKREVQRFRDANNRNLEVNDRVNTVWALFSPTVTLLTEIGLLVVWIYGIWQVSNHQITVGVLAAFLAYIGRFYTRLDSMSRIVSVTQKAAAGAKRIFDILDHVSSVPEPARPVPVPHVEGRIELKGVGFRYGNRSVIRGLDLTIAPGKMVGLVGHSGSGKSTLINLICRFYDVSEGAILVDGVDIRAMSIAQYRGNIGLVLQEPFLFFGTIAENIAYGKPDATREDIIAAARAAHAHEFILRLPHGYDSLVGERGQALSGGERQRISIARALLIDPRILILDEATSSVDTATEKEIQIALDNLVRGRTTIAIAHRLSTLRKADQLVVLDRGQIVEQGGHDELMAREGAYYRLYQAQARAAEAESQTDDDDDDLVLS
- a CDS encoding TonB-dependent receptor, yielding MEIQARRKAGAPRTSLLMGSLSVSLALALGVLPAQASAQNTLVHFNLPAQALGDALLQLGRQTSLQILFAQDLVRGLRAPAIAGTLTPEQALSQLLQGSGIEYVREGNTVTLAKPPSSGAAQMETVRVVGANDATTEGSGTYAASGASLFKGAGSLKEIPQSVSVLTRQQIEDQNLTTIESALNHMTGARVSDFDRGESVYARGYTANKEIDGVPQQSASSAIDTVLYDRIEMLRGPSGLLSGTGNPGGTVNYVLKRPQPEFSVRGAATAGSWNTKRGELDVTGPLLENGKLRGRGILMQQSTDGWHDLGDENKRVLFGALEYDFTPDTTLGVSYAHSEYKYYNSYGLPTYTNGKVVSRSSYLAPDRLTTQIDDRLMVDLKHRFDNGWSGRAAYSYASYSQRGYAGYGASAVDAGTGLGSYSLGYLNNNSRWNSVDANVSGPVRLFGREHTLTVGYSTAISDAKTGSQYTSIKNWDVLNNHDFDSIIASSNLEDIPNRTETYTQQTGVYTNARIKLADPLTLVLGARWTDYSTKTRTVGENTTAWKAGAASASKKFTPYGGLVWDVNEQVTLYASYADIFIPQTQQDAQGNALDPRVGWQTEVGAKTSWMDGALDATVAVFRIRDKNRAMIDPNNVGCGGTSTGTCYRAAGQVQSQGVEFEVTGRPTPQWDIITGYTYNSNKYLTDSNSANVGKRFQAPEHMFKLWTQYHFADEFNAALRGWTVGGGMYVQSDIDNDTVRQRGYATFSARVAYRINEHWEASVLANNLFDRTYLRTTGYASYYNSYGEPRNVMLTLRGKF
- a CDS encoding PleD family two-component system response regulator, which translates into the protein MEPVMDYTGGLGQRPQNAMVLLVDDQIMVGEAIRRALADEPNIDFHFCSDPHEALNVATQTRPTVILQDLVLPGVDGLTLVRAYRANPATRDIPIIVLSTKEDAAVKSAAFSAGANDYLVKLPDTIELVARIRYHSRSYLAMLQRDEAYQALRQSQQQLLETNLELRRLTNSDGLTGLANRRYFDGYLGAEWKRALRERLDLSLLMIDVDHFKSYNDAYGHMAGDEVLKKVATTIAGCCDRSTDLPARFGGEEFAVVLPGTPGGGVRLIAEKIRRSIEALRIPHRDSATSEWLTVSVGMATLLPERLDSFTQLIDAADRGLYEAKRHGRNRVMAQE
- a CDS encoding chemotaxis response regulator protein-glutamate methylesterase; the encoded protein is MKIGIVNDMPLAVEALQRALAFDPELQVIWVASNGARALDACAAQRPDVILMDLLMPVMDGVEATRLIMAQTPCAIIVVTGDMDRNTSRVFDAMGHGALDVIDTPRLAAPNPRAAAAPLLRKIRNVGWLIGAYDRGSPAHPAATNRPLPVGAAVHLIGIGASAGGPPSLATLLGGLPADFPAAIVLVQHVDASFAAGMATWLDEQIALPVRLALNGERPQPGTVLLAGTDDHLVLHNDGTLRYTREPAEGLYRPSIDVFFDSVARRARTPAIGVLLTGMGRDGAQGLRAMREHGMLTIAQDRASSAVYGMPKAAAELNAAMEILPLDRIAPRLMTALGTQASAKRT
- a CDS encoding DUF1854 domain-containing protein is translated as MSSTPFSLHRNAQGRLVHTGADGVVREGVLPVRAFPISDPDRGLSLVDAEGHEVVWIERLEDLPIDLAALLREELASREFMPEIQRIVAVQGYATPSSWDVITDRGATTFVLRGEEDIRRLGAQTLLIADSHGIHYLVRDLSALDKPSRKLLDRFL
- a CDS encoding FecR domain-containing protein encodes the protein MTAADDIRERAAWWLTRMHSGEATHAEVDACAAWRRADPAHDRAYRGMEYVWRASQHLPEQGLRALLARDKPAALPSRPRRRFAYGAAGMVVAAAAGVTVLPLLRDGPAQYEATFDTVLGERRQLALPDDSVVDLNGNTHLRVALYADRREVELLAGEAFFSVRRDAARPFTVRAGETLVTVTGTRFDVRRDPGGSVDVSVKSGSVNVATGPWWHKRQQDLVADQAVRVVERRISDVTHVTTDNITAWREGKIVFQDAPLIQVVAEVNRYLALPAQFDAGPLADFRVAGVFNLDAPQAVLEALPAIAPVRVLRLPGGALRIVAAR